From a single Paenibacillus sp. FSL R5-0345 genomic region:
- a CDS encoding YheC/YheD family endospore coat-associated protein: MTEETGGTDMGHKLVGILLNADMHRGVPRLKTGQESLSNYEEAAAAYGLVPCFLKLADIDTDSGFSAAYIKGSLGYKSVVVPTPTVIHNRAIYSQNSPGMQRLLRHHPLVYNTCNRYGKDEIHELLEQHEELREVLPATTGVSGLKQMMNHYPDLILKPCRGSIGHGVMRLVRKGTQRWSLNYLSPSMRRWISTPVYQGALPKALRTRLASVPYLVQERIPLAEIGGRPFDLRVTVQRGWGGDWQVTGLFAKLAPPGGFVSNIARGGEALSSSFALEKAFTRSTAAHIRMSVEALSLVIARCLEQDLPGLADIGLDIGITKEGQLFFIECNGRDQRYGFHKAGLTEIWKESYRRPMGYARFLLEKNSLIYNGY; encoded by the coding sequence GTGACCGAAGAAACAGGAGGTACAGACATGGGGCATAAGCTCGTTGGAATACTACTAAATGCCGATATGCACCGAGGCGTTCCCCGGCTAAAAACAGGACAGGAGTCTCTATCCAACTATGAAGAGGCGGCCGCTGCATACGGCTTAGTCCCTTGCTTCCTGAAGCTCGCGGACATCGATACAGACTCAGGCTTCAGTGCCGCCTATATAAAAGGTTCTCTTGGATATAAAAGCGTTGTAGTACCTACGCCCACTGTCATCCATAACCGGGCGATATACAGCCAAAATAGTCCAGGGATGCAACGTCTGCTGCGGCACCATCCTTTGGTGTACAATACATGCAATCGATACGGCAAAGATGAGATCCATGAACTGCTTGAGCAGCATGAAGAGCTTCGTGAGGTATTGCCTGCAACAACAGGAGTATCTGGACTCAAACAAATGATGAATCATTACCCAGATCTTATTCTTAAACCATGCCGTGGAAGCATTGGGCATGGTGTCATGCGGCTGGTTCGCAAAGGAACACAGCGCTGGAGCCTAAATTATCTCTCTCCCTCAATGCGGCGCTGGATAAGCACTCCCGTCTATCAGGGGGCACTGCCAAAAGCGCTCCGAACACGTCTTGCCTCCGTCCCTTACCTCGTGCAGGAGCGTATTCCCCTTGCGGAGATTGGAGGACGTCCATTTGATCTGCGGGTCACTGTTCAACGCGGCTGGGGAGGAGATTGGCAAGTCACGGGGCTCTTTGCCAAACTGGCACCCCCTGGGGGTTTTGTCTCCAATATAGCCCGTGGAGGCGAAGCGTTAAGCTCTTCCTTTGCACTTGAAAAAGCTTTCACTAGATCAACAGCAGCCCATATCCGTATGTCTGTCGAAGCACTTAGTCTTGTGATCGCACGTTGTCTCGAACAAGACCTTCCAGGTCTGGCTGATATCGGACTGGATATTGGCATTACTAAGGAAGGCCAACTCTTCTTCATAGAATGCAATGGCCGCGACCAACGCTATGGATTTCACAAAGCCGGCCTAACAGAGATTTGGAAGGAGAGTTACCGAAGACCTATGGGATACGCACGTTTTTTACTAGAAAAGAACAGTCTCATATATAACGGTTATTGA
- the asd gene encoding archaetidylserine decarboxylase (Phosphatidylserine decarboxylase is synthesized as a single chain precursor. Generation of the pyruvoyl active site from a Ser is coupled to cleavage of a Gly-Ser bond between the larger (beta) and smaller (alpha chains). It is an integral membrane protein.): MVKQLLRLMTELSSHRWISRIMGSFSHSRLSRFLIPVFIKTYQIPSAQAEKNPGEYLTLNEFFSRRLKPGMRPIATDADALVSPVDAMITAMGDINSGTIMNVKGQDYKIEDLLNHSPHLELYKKGFFFVLYLSPTDYHRIHSPLTGHKVESDYIRGRAYPVNDFGMRHMKGVLNRNERLITYIAGSYGETAVVKVGAMNVSSIRYTDANATEWQIGDDLAYFEFGSTVVLLMESGTFTPRPNLEVNSKVKMGELLGTLHQP; the protein is encoded by the coding sequence ATGGTAAAACAATTGCTGCGGCTGATGACCGAGCTATCCTCGCACCGATGGATTTCACGGATAATGGGGTCTTTTTCTCATAGTAGACTCAGCCGTTTTCTAATCCCGGTATTTATTAAGACTTATCAAATCCCCTCCGCGCAGGCGGAGAAGAATCCTGGAGAATATCTCACTCTTAATGAGTTTTTCAGCCGCCGGCTGAAGCCTGGCATGCGGCCTATTGCAACCGATGCTGACGCTTTAGTTAGTCCCGTAGATGCAATGATTACTGCTATGGGCGATATTAATTCTGGTACGATTATGAATGTAAAAGGGCAGGATTATAAGATCGAGGATCTACTAAATCATTCTCCACATCTGGAGCTGTACAAAAAGGGCTTTTTCTTCGTCCTTTATCTGAGTCCTACAGATTATCACCGGATTCACTCTCCCCTTACTGGACATAAGGTGGAGAGCGATTATATTCGTGGACGAGCCTACCCTGTCAATGATTTCGGTATGCGACATATGAAGGGTGTATTGAATCGTAACGAACGTCTCATTACGTATATCGCTGGAAGCTATGGTGAAACCGCAGTAGTGAAGGTAGGCGCGATGAACGTCAGCAGCATCCGGTATACGGATGCTAATGCTACCGAGTGGCAAATCGGCGATGATCTAGCCTATTTCGAGTTCGGCTCCACTGTAGTGCTGCTTATGGAAAGCGGTACTTTTACCCCAAGACCTAACCTTGAGGTCAACTCGAAGGTAAAAATGGGGGAGTTGCTGGGGACGCTGCATCAGCCTTAG
- a CDS encoding glycoside hydrolase family 3 C-terminal domain-containing protein: MAKVLPGLADVSREVAAEGIVLLQNPEYKLAGSEVNENEQVLPIKKSENVSVFGRIQAHYYKSGTGSGGAVRVDYVNGILEGLRNNPSLKLNEELAKVYADWIKKNPFNNGGGGWAAEPWSQAEMPLTDEIVDAAKAKTDAAVVIIGRTAGEDKDNTDVKGAYKLTDLEVDMLNRVYAKFDRVAIVLNVANVIDMSWAKNYPKAAILYTWQGGMEGGSAVADVLTGDVTPSGKLSDTIAATLADYPSTAHFGSKTENSYSEDIYVGYRYFETFAPDKVLYPFGYGLSYTNFKITTDNVTAGENEVAVTVTVQNTGKVEGKEVVQIYYGAPQGKLGKPAKELAAFAKTRLLQPGEAQSITITYDTKDMASYDDSGITGHDSSYVLEAGDYNIYVGNSVSDSVKQGVYSLNTLKVVETLQEALAPTKEFDRIKPGQPNGNGTFTTVTEKVPIRTTNLDERIKQNLPASIPQTGDKGYTLLDVYNQKVTMDQFIAQLSNNDLGAIILGEGMSSPKVTAGTAAAFGGVTKNLLKFGLPIDSAADGPSGIRMETNAEKATSIPNGTMLACTWNTELNERLFDLLGKEMLINNIDTLLGPGINIHRSPLNGRNFEYFSEDPLLTGIMAAAQTRGLQKNGTAPTIKHFAANNQETDRHLVNALVSERALREIYLKGYEMAVKSGKARSVMTSYGPVNGTWASSNYDLNTTILRGEWGFDGIVMTDWWAKMSEDQGFYATTNRYDETNGKAMVRAQNDLYMVIPNDYAETHKNRNNSTFNTMTSLANGSLTLGELQRSAKNITSFLMQSPAFARTAKIDYVVNYTPGKDWFRVNTDKSGDPQLSEITAGGKKIKIFNPLKLDYKAFGETTEISSYPEVKATATAGVDVSVRQADKDRPAAVITASAGGEKRIYKVIFTSEEGLEPIFENPTYAYLKNISIDGKPLEGFAQTRFSYDVGLSNGAALPKVTFESNDGVKATANVDLINKRVTIKCISSDQANSYVIQFGTTPQSDEFDTTSLSNFWTINKETATNAENSKNWSLSTAPGNLRIIAERGDFWSDHADLKNYFQQEAFGNWEATVKINMSKAPNQNYNGVGITASQDNNNYIWVKYEYSSGKIIGMTKETGGTEPVTIGQLSASQLTSIFGEKKELYLRLKKIGNSYSGYVSADGKEYISLGSTTANYANPKFGLLASNGSQTLTDPFIVDFDYVRINSDVALAVKKIGKNTKLKVAETEFASITPIITPVSSNDVDGGLCYTNTSKGEAISYKVNVEKEGMYKVTSRIRSSQSDVAQMSFGVYDGDKLLGTFDLTTTKGVWKTFRIPDIHLSEGEHTLRIVFESAGIDLNWLTFQLKQDNVDTSALDADIKAAQNIDMSAYTAYKKLKFNAVLEEVKAVLAEPINDEVVAEAIASLKTAITDLSLSSMPINIAPRETLKVENGIRIYPYNAPWIYATNTQFRFESGTEAMSYVNSNDLVYFGQVDLTNLVEVRVQYAREGGTSPSFKFYTEADNTGKPVKRATTTGRAYADAYSGGGSFELGNEFASISFAQKAGAAWGNYGMASTKQTPGNSYIDHYLTAETFLDRSKVTGKQNVYMIFNGLNANLQYVELIYAEPIEVNFDQNYLDAPSPTKVTALKGEALSSLPMAPEREGYIFDGWFDNKEGTGDALAAETVLNRSTVYYAKWTEDTHARDIVSIVQPQLLSVPFGTAAGELILPATVEATLGNKKVIHLPVQWDSKDYNGGKAGSYTLAGSFELPEGVLNSTHQTVSITVVVLPEGIKPIQITKVEKLEGKNVEFGTAFDKLELPSSVTVTLDTYEMKELVVQWSPTGYNGNAEGSYVLNGTMVLEEGMINPNDLKASITIQVMPEVIRIAEITAVQDLESKSVPFGTPFYGLKLPSSIKATLNNGETKEISIEWNDEGYNGDKQGTYILNGALVPVEGISNPKNLKATIKIDVLPEIVTIPEITAVQALVSKSVAYGTGFDALELPASVSVTLNTEVNRVISVQWNKEGYNGNAEGTYTIKGDLILPEGVGNPLGLKVQISVIVKPYSGGSGGDSGQPNTPTPTTPAVPTVPSIPGEVIKPGEQQPQTPKTDEKTKTPELIRQELKNKFKDAALIPTWAESAIAALMERNIIGGRTDGSFDPSGKVNRAEFVAMVVKSFNFSMGENQKQFTDVLKDAWYKNYVEIGTSNQLINGIGNGMFAPNSSISRQDLCVILFNALKKLNVELPQAMNHDFPDDASIAGYAKEAVYAFKDLGIVNGGSGGEMHPTASATRAEAAVIIKNVLDYYASVTSSKVK, encoded by the coding sequence ATGGCCAAGGTTCTCCCGGGTTTAGCGGATGTATCCCGGGAAGTGGCCGCTGAAGGTATCGTGCTGCTGCAAAATCCGGAGTATAAACTAGCAGGGTCAGAAGTAAATGAGAATGAACAAGTGCTCCCTATCAAGAAGAGTGAAAATGTATCTGTATTTGGCCGCATACAAGCGCATTATTACAAGTCAGGCACAGGATCTGGGGGTGCTGTAAGGGTAGATTATGTGAACGGGATTCTGGAGGGGCTTCGGAACAATCCCAGTCTCAAGTTAAATGAAGAGCTGGCGAAGGTCTACGCCGACTGGATCAAAAAGAATCCTTTCAACAACGGCGGTGGTGGCTGGGCAGCAGAGCCATGGTCCCAGGCGGAAATGCCTTTAACCGATGAAATTGTGGATGCAGCAAAAGCAAAAACGGATGCTGCTGTGGTCATCATCGGCAGAACAGCCGGTGAAGATAAAGATAATACGGACGTCAAGGGTGCCTATAAGCTGACAGACCTTGAAGTTGATATGCTTAACCGGGTCTATGCCAAATTCGACCGAGTGGCCATCGTATTGAACGTAGCCAACGTTATCGATATGTCATGGGCTAAAAACTATCCCAAAGCTGCTATTTTGTATACATGGCAAGGGGGGATGGAAGGGGGAAGTGCAGTAGCCGATGTGCTGACCGGAGATGTTACGCCAAGCGGTAAATTGAGCGATACGATTGCAGCTACACTTGCTGACTATCCTTCTACTGCACATTTTGGCAGCAAAACTGAGAATTCTTATAGTGAGGATATTTATGTAGGTTATCGGTATTTTGAGACCTTTGCTCCAGATAAGGTGCTCTATCCATTTGGTTACGGGTTGTCCTATACCAATTTCAAGATCACTACTGACAATGTCACTGCTGGTGAGAATGAGGTTGCGGTGACTGTAACTGTTCAGAATACAGGTAAGGTGGAAGGCAAAGAAGTTGTACAGATTTATTACGGTGCACCACAAGGTAAACTTGGTAAACCGGCCAAGGAGCTTGCTGCTTTTGCTAAGACCCGGCTGCTACAGCCTGGGGAAGCACAGTCAATCACCATCACATATGACACCAAAGATATGGCTTCATATGATGACAGCGGGATTACAGGTCATGATTCATCTTATGTCCTAGAAGCTGGTGACTATAATATTTATGTAGGCAACAGTGTAAGTGACAGCGTAAAGCAAGGAGTATACAGTCTAAATACTTTGAAGGTTGTAGAAACCTTGCAGGAAGCGCTCGCGCCTACTAAGGAATTTGATCGCATCAAACCAGGTCAGCCGAATGGAAATGGTACTTTTACCACTGTTACTGAAAAGGTACCGATAAGAACTACCAACTTGGATGAGAGAATCAAACAGAATCTCCCTGCGTCCATTCCACAAACTGGGGACAAGGGTTATACCCTATTGGATGTATACAATCAAAAAGTGACTATGGACCAGTTCATCGCACAATTGTCTAACAACGATCTAGGGGCCATTATTTTAGGGGAAGGGATGTCCAGCCCTAAAGTTACTGCTGGTACCGCTGCCGCCTTTGGTGGTGTCACTAAAAATCTGCTGAAATTCGGACTCCCTATCGACAGTGCGGCGGACGGCCCTTCAGGCATCCGGATGGAGACCAATGCAGAGAAGGCAACCAGTATCCCGAACGGGACGATGCTTGCTTGTACGTGGAACACGGAGCTCAATGAAAGATTATTCGATCTTCTCGGCAAAGAAATGTTGATTAACAATATTGATACGCTGCTAGGACCGGGAATCAATATCCACAGAAGTCCCCTGAACGGGAGAAACTTCGAGTATTTTTCGGAGGATCCGTTACTGACAGGCATCATGGCTGCTGCACAGACAAGGGGTCTTCAGAAGAACGGTACGGCACCAACGATTAAGCATTTCGCTGCAAACAATCAGGAAACGGATAGACATCTTGTGAATGCACTTGTCTCTGAAAGAGCGCTGCGCGAGATTTATTTGAAAGGTTATGAAATGGCTGTGAAGAGTGGAAAGGCGCGTTCAGTGATGACGTCCTATGGTCCGGTAAACGGTACTTGGGCTTCCAGTAACTATGATCTGAATACCACCATCCTTCGCGGAGAATGGGGCTTTGACGGGATTGTCATGACAGACTGGTGGGCGAAGATGAGTGAGGACCAGGGCTTCTATGCCACTACCAATCGTTATGATGAAACCAATGGCAAAGCTATGGTTCGTGCCCAAAACGATCTTTACATGGTAATTCCGAACGATTATGCAGAAACGCATAAGAATCGGAATAACAGTACCTTTAATACGATGACATCGCTTGCTAACGGCAGTCTGACCTTAGGAGAATTGCAGCGTTCTGCTAAAAATATCACGAGCTTCTTGATGCAATCTCCAGCCTTTGCAAGAACGGCAAAGATTGACTACGTGGTCAATTACACGCCGGGAAAAGATTGGTTCCGGGTGAATACGGACAAATCGGGTGATCCGCAGCTCTCCGAGATTACGGCAGGCGGCAAAAAGATCAAGATATTTAATCCATTGAAACTCGACTATAAGGCCTTTGGTGAAACGACTGAAATAAGCAGCTACCCTGAAGTCAAAGCTACGGCGACAGCCGGTGTAGACGTAAGTGTACGACAAGCCGATAAAGATAGACCGGCTGCTGTAATTACTGCTTCGGCCGGAGGAGAGAAACGGATCTATAAGGTTATCTTCACTTCGGAGGAAGGCTTGGAACCGATTTTTGAGAATCCGACCTATGCTTATTTAAAGAACATCTCGATTGATGGTAAGCCGCTTGAGGGTTTTGCGCAGACCAGGTTCAGTTATGATGTAGGTCTCAGTAACGGGGCTGCTTTACCTAAAGTTACGTTTGAATCCAATGATGGTGTAAAAGCGACAGCCAACGTAGATCTCATCAATAAAAGAGTGACGATCAAATGTATCAGCTCCGATCAGGCGAATTCTTATGTGATACAGTTTGGTACGACACCACAGAGCGATGAGTTCGACACTACGAGTTTAAGCAACTTCTGGACGATTAATAAAGAGACTGCTACCAATGCAGAAAACAGCAAAAATTGGTCTTTGAGCACTGCTCCCGGCAATTTAAGAATCATCGCTGAAAGAGGGGACTTCTGGAGTGATCATGCAGATTTGAAGAACTATTTCCAGCAGGAAGCCTTCGGCAACTGGGAAGCAACCGTAAAAATTAATATGAGCAAAGCGCCAAATCAAAATTATAACGGCGTCGGCATCACGGCTTCACAGGATAACAATAACTATATCTGGGTGAAGTATGAATACAGTAGCGGCAAGATCATTGGCATGACCAAAGAAACCGGAGGCACGGAGCCTGTTACCATCGGACAACTGTCTGCCAGTCAGCTCACTAGTATTTTCGGAGAAAAGAAAGAGCTATATTTACGGCTGAAAAAAATAGGTAACAGCTACTCGGGTTATGTCAGCGCTGACGGCAAGGAATATATTTCACTAGGCAGTACAACTGCGAATTATGCCAATCCGAAGTTTGGGTTACTTGCATCCAACGGAAGTCAGACTCTTACAGATCCATTTATTGTTGATTTTGATTATGTCAGAATCAATAGTGATGTAGCTTTGGCAGTAAAGAAGATAGGGAAAAATACTAAATTGAAGGTAGCTGAAACGGAATTTGCCTCCATTACTCCAATAATCACGCCGGTAAGCAGCAATGATGTAGACGGCGGATTATGCTACACCAACACCAGCAAAGGTGAAGCCATTTCCTATAAGGTAAATGTGGAGAAAGAAGGCATGTACAAAGTCACATCACGAATTCGTTCCAGTCAATCGGATGTCGCCCAAATGTCCTTTGGCGTCTATGATGGCGATAAGCTACTGGGAACCTTTGACCTTACCACGACTAAAGGGGTATGGAAAACCTTCAGAATCCCTGATATTCATCTGTCGGAGGGCGAGCATACCCTTAGAATTGTATTTGAGAGTGCTGGCATTGACTTGAACTGGCTAACCTTCCAGTTAAAGCAGGACAATGTAGACACATCTGCGTTAGATGCGGATATCAAGGCTGCTCAAAACATCGATATGAGTGCATACACAGCTTACAAAAAGCTCAAATTCAACGCTGTGCTGGAAGAGGTCAAGGCTGTTCTTGCCGAGCCGATCAACGATGAGGTTGTTGCAGAGGCCATAGCTTCTTTGAAAACGGCTATAACAGATTTGAGCCTATCGTCCATGCCGATCAATATTGCTCCGAGAGAAACGTTGAAGGTAGAGAACGGTATTAGAATTTATCCTTATAATGCACCATGGATTTATGCAACCAATACCCAGTTCAGATTTGAAAGTGGCACGGAGGCCATGAGCTATGTCAATTCTAATGACCTTGTTTATTTCGGTCAGGTTGACTTGACCAATCTTGTGGAAGTCAGAGTGCAGTATGCCCGTGAAGGCGGAACCTCTCCATCCTTTAAGTTCTATACAGAGGCGGACAATACGGGTAAACCAGTTAAACGAGCTACCACAACAGGAAGAGCATACGCTGATGCTTACAGCGGCGGAGGTTCTTTTGAACTTGGTAATGAATTTGCAAGCATTAGTTTTGCTCAGAAAGCAGGCGCTGCTTGGGGAAATTATGGCATGGCAAGCACCAAGCAAACGCCCGGAAATTCTTATATTGATCATTATTTGACAGCGGAAACCTTCCTAGACAGAAGCAAAGTGACTGGAAAACAAAATGTGTATATGATTTTTAACGGATTAAATGCTAATTTGCAATATGTTGAACTCATTTATGCTGAGCCGATTGAAGTAAACTTCGATCAGAATTATCTGGATGCACCATCGCCTACTAAGGTAACCGCACTTAAAGGTGAAGCATTAAGTAGCTTACCTATGGCACCGGAACGTGAAGGTTACATTTTTGATGGCTGGTTTGATAATAAAGAAGGGACCGGTGATGCATTAGCCGCAGAGACAGTATTGAACAGAAGCACGGTGTATTATGCCAAATGGACAGAGGATACCCATGCTAGAGACATTGTATCGATTGTTCAGCCGCAACTGCTGAGTGTACCGTTCGGGACTGCTGCAGGAGAATTAATTCTACCTGCTACAGTGGAAGCAACATTGGGCAACAAAAAGGTAATTCACTTGCCTGTACAATGGGACAGTAAAGATTATAACGGCGGCAAAGCAGGGAGTTATACGCTTGCAGGCAGCTTTGAGCTACCAGAGGGTGTGTTGAACAGTACCCATCAAACTGTTTCTATAACAGTGGTTGTACTGCCAGAAGGCATTAAACCTATCCAGATTACTAAAGTTGAGAAGCTGGAGGGTAAAAATGTTGAGTTTGGCACCGCCTTTGATAAGCTGGAATTGCCATCTTCAGTTACAGTAACACTGGATACGTATGAGATGAAGGAACTTGTTGTTCAATGGAGCCCTACTGGTTATAACGGTAATGCAGAAGGATCATACGTACTGAACGGTACTATGGTTCTGGAAGAAGGAATGATTAATCCGAATGATCTGAAAGCTTCCATCACCATTCAGGTAATGCCGGAGGTGATTCGTATTGCTGAGATTACCGCCGTGCAGGATTTGGAAAGTAAGAGTGTTCCATTCGGGACTCCATTTTATGGATTGAAGCTGCCATCTTCAATTAAAGCTACATTGAATAACGGGGAGACCAAGGAGATATCCATTGAATGGAACGATGAAGGTTACAATGGCGATAAACAGGGGACTTATATCCTGAATGGTGCGCTAGTACCTGTGGAAGGGATCAGCAATCCAAAGAACCTTAAGGCAACCATTAAGATTGATGTACTGCCAGAGATCGTTACGATTCCGGAGATTACGGCAGTGCAAGCACTAGTAAGTAAGAGCGTTGCTTACGGTACCGGATTTGACGCGCTGGAGCTGCCAGCATCAGTATCTGTAACTCTAAATACTGAGGTGAATAGGGTCATTTCTGTTCAGTGGAACAAGGAAGGCTATAACGGTAATGCGGAAGGAACGTACACTATCAAGGGGGATCTGATCTTGCCGGAGGGTGTAGGTAATCCGCTTGGCCTGAAGGTGCAGATTTCTGTGATCGTTAAACCTTACAGCGGCGGATCAGGTGGAGATAGCGGTCAACCAAACACACCAACACCGACTACCCCAGCGGTACCTACAGTACCGTCGATTCCTGGAGAAGTCATAAAACCTGGAGAACAGCAGCCTCAGACTCCAAAAACAGATGAAAAAACTAAGACACCGGAACTAATCAGACAAGAGCTCAAGAATAAATTCAAAGATGCTGCTCTAATTCCTACTTGGGCAGAATCCGCAATTGCAGCGCTGATGGAGAGAAATATTATCGGCGGACGCACAGACGGAAGCTTTGATCCAAGCGGGAAGGTAAACCGTGCCGAGTTTGTTGCCATGGTAGTAAAAAGTTTCAACTTCAGCATGGGTGAGAATCAAAAGCAGTTTACTGACGTTCTGAAAGATGCTTGGTATAAAAACTATGTTGAGATTGGCACTTCTAATCAGCTGATCAACGGTATCGGTAACGGAATGTTTGCTCCAAATAGCAGCATTAGCCGTCAGGACTTGTGTGTAATTCTATTCAATGCATTGAAGAAACTGAATGTTGAATTACCGCAAGCGATGAACCATGACTTCCCAGATGATGCTTCTATCGCAGGTTATGCTAAAGAAGCGGTCTATGCCTTCAAAGATCTTGGTATTGTTAATGGAGGCAGTGGTGGAGAAATGCATCCGACAGCTTCGGCCACAAGAGCTGAAGCAGCTGTGATCATCAAAAATGTGCTCGATTACTATGCTAGTGTAACAAGCTCTAAAGTGAAATAA
- the gpmA gene encoding 2,3-diphosphoglycerate-dependent phosphoglycerate mutase: protein MYEIVLIRHGESQYNVQNLFTGWSDPDLTEKGIQEAKAAGKLLKDEGYTFDLAFASVLKRSIKTLNYVLDEMDLLWIPVQKSWKLNERHYGALQGLSKSETAIKYGEEQLHLWRRSLSVRPPLLELDDPRYARNDIRYSSARPEDIPRGESLEDTVHRVGDFWRNRIVPLVRKKERVLISAHGNTLRALIKFMEDIDEAALLELNIPTGVPLVYKLDEDINPISRFYLGDPEQVAAKARDVAKQGHV, encoded by the coding sequence ATGTACGAAATCGTGCTTATACGTCATGGTGAAAGCCAGTACAATGTGCAGAATTTGTTTACGGGCTGGAGTGACCCCGATTTAACCGAGAAGGGTATTCAAGAGGCCAAGGCTGCTGGCAAGCTATTGAAGGATGAAGGGTATACGTTTGATCTTGCTTTTGCCTCGGTACTCAAACGATCGATCAAAACACTTAACTATGTTCTTGATGAAATGGATTTGCTGTGGATTCCTGTGCAAAAGTCCTGGAAGCTAAACGAACGGCATTACGGCGCACTTCAGGGACTCAGTAAAAGTGAAACGGCGATAAAATACGGTGAAGAACAATTGCATCTCTGGAGACGCAGTTTATCGGTTCGGCCCCCTCTGCTGGAGCTGGATGATCCCCGGTATGCCAGAAACGATATTCGCTACAGCAGTGCTCGCCCGGAAGATATCCCGCGTGGCGAGAGTCTGGAGGATACTGTTCATCGTGTGGGCGATTTCTGGAGAAACCGCATTGTCCCCCTTGTGCGTAAAAAGGAAAGAGTGCTTATTTCAGCTCACGGAAATACGCTGCGAGCGTTGATCAAATTTATGGAGGATATTGATGAGGCAGCACTGCTGGAGCTCAATATTCCTACCGGTGTGCCCCTCGTGTACAAACTGGATGAGGACATTAATCCAATCAGCCGCTTTTATTTAGGTGATCCGGAACAGGTGGCAGCCAAGGCACGGGATGTTGCTAAGCAGGGACATGTGTAA
- a CDS encoding helix-turn-helix domain-containing protein: protein MLHASPSSFVILPALAKIVCEPSWKWQKREKSLQNYDLFYVWSGEGTVIRNGEPFQVGKGSCFLFRPGDHTSATHNPQRPLVLTYIHFDVTGEVTEIPLPYRVLAETVEFEHLLARYVRLFLVDTYAAEEEGQLVLKQLMIHLLREDRVKPVERYASNHLTEIIHEIANYVSQHPGIPHRVEDLAARAGLSPRYFSIKFKELTGSSVQSYVIRARIERAQHLLLYAGMNVTEVADALGYRDIFFFSRQFKQYTGKSPSEIR, encoded by the coding sequence ATGCTGCACGCATCGCCGTCCTCTTTTGTTATATTACCTGCCTTGGCGAAGATTGTGTGCGAACCAAGCTGGAAATGGCAAAAAAGAGAGAAGTCGCTACAAAATTATGATTTATTCTATGTATGGAGCGGGGAAGGGACGGTTATACGTAACGGGGAACCCTTCCAAGTGGGCAAGGGTAGCTGTTTCTTGTTCCGTCCGGGTGACCATACAAGCGCTACTCATAATCCGCAACGACCGCTTGTCCTTACATATATTCATTTTGATGTCACGGGAGAGGTGACGGAGATTCCGCTGCCCTATCGCGTACTTGCAGAAACGGTTGAATTTGAGCATCTGCTTGCTCGTTACGTTCGACTATTCTTAGTGGATACGTACGCGGCTGAGGAAGAAGGGCAGCTTGTTCTAAAACAACTAATGATTCATCTGCTTAGGGAGGACCGAGTGAAGCCTGTAGAACGTTATGCTAGCAACCATTTAACAGAGATTATTCACGAAATAGCGAACTATGTGAGCCAGCATCCCGGAATTCCGCATCGCGTAGAGGATCTTGCTGCACGTGCAGGGCTGTCACCGCGGTATTTTTCAATTAAGTTCAAGGAGCTTACCGGCTCATCCGTTCAATCTTATGTCATCCGTGCCCGGATTGAGCGTGCTCAGCATTTGCTGCTTTACGCAGGAATGAATGTGACTGAGGTAGCGGATGCTCTTGGATATCGTGATATTTTCTTTTTTAGCCGCCAGTTCAAGCAATACACCGGAAAAAGTCCATCCGAGATCCGCTGA